One genomic segment of Marinitoga sp. 38H-ov includes these proteins:
- the rsmD gene encoding 16S rRNA (guanine(966)-N(2))-methyltransferase RsmD — protein sequence MLIIENGYLKGRKINIVPDKRTRYTPANVRRAILNIVDVSDMNTLEIFGGSGSVSFEFLSSGAIHSTIIETSKKACSTIIKNANLLGVKDRIKLICSDFRKSIEKLNEKYDIIFMDPPFQMGLAEEALIKISENNKIYDENILIIVEHSKRELLKEKYNNLIKYKEYNYGDIILSLYTKEGD from the coding sequence GTGTTAATAATTGAAAATGGTTATTTAAAAGGAAGAAAGATAAATATAGTCCCAGATAAAAGAACAAGATATACACCTGCTAATGTTAGAAGAGCAATATTAAATATAGTTGATGTTAGTGATATGAATACTTTAGAAATTTTTGGTGGTTCTGGTTCAGTTTCTTTTGAATTTTTAAGTTCAGGTGCAATACATTCGACAATTATTGAAACATCTAAAAAAGCTTGTTCAACTATAATAAAAAATGCAAATCTTTTAGGGGTGAAAGATAGGATAAAATTAATATGTTCGGATTTTAGAAAAAGTATTGAAAAATTAAATGAAAAATACGATATAATATTTATGGATCCACCTTTTCAAATGGGATTAGCAGAAGAAGCTTTAATAAAAATTTCTGAAAATAATAAAATTTATGATGAAAATATATTAATAATTGTTGAACATTCTAAAAGAGAATTATTAAAAGAAAAATATAATAATTTAATAAAATATAAAGAATATAATTATGGTGATATAATATTATCTCTCTATACAAAGGAAGGTGACTGA
- a CDS encoding FeoA family protein produces MVIPLSGLRIGMNGIIIRLDFDESIKERFIAMGLIPGKNITYVHESPFGDPMIFKIDDNKIMIRKDEAKKIFVEVSEELLFLYEATPGKYKVFSLQGGLLFKREMEKLNIFVGDEIEVIESNSHKLSIKVKEKNILLGKGKAKKILVRRL; encoded by the coding sequence ATGGTAATACCCTTAAGCGGATTAAGAATAGGAATGAATGGAATAATTATTAGATTGGATTTTGATGAATCAATAAAGGAGAGATTTATTGCCATGGGATTAATCCCAGGAAAAAATATAACCTATGTTCATGAATCTCCCTTTGGAGATCCCATGATCTTCAAAATAGATGATAATAAAATAATGATAAGAAAAGATGAAGCTAAAAAAATTTTTGTTGAGGTATCAGAAGAATTATTATTTTTATATGAAGCAACACCCGGAAAGTATAAAGTTTTTTCTTTACAAGGTGGATTATTGTTTAAAAGGGAAATGGAAAAATTAAATATTTTTGTTGGAGATGAAATTGAAGTTATTGAAAGCAATTCGCACAAATTAAGTATAAAAGTTAAAGAAAAAAATATTTTATTAGGTAAAGGGAAAGCTAAAAAAATTTTAGTGAGGAGATTATAA
- the feoB gene encoding ferrous iron transport protein B: MTFEIAVIGNPNVGKTSIFNIITGSRQYIANWPGVTVEKKVGAFKYKEHNFKLIDLPGIYTLSAQSEDEKVARDYFLNESPDAVIVVADALNLERSMYLLMQILEMKLPVVLAINSIDEANEKGKEINPYFISKTLNIPVILTSAKKNIGIDTLIEEVHKVAEKKLIPSKKFPYPESINDYISFFSEKIKNFDYLRSYDPEWLAIYYLEFGSKNFDYPIDLTNEISNKFDMKNLKIEYMNWKFNFISSIIKSAVIEEGRSWALRDILDHVLTHKFLGILIYIVALFFVFSLTFNIASPLSDLIDLGFSNLGNALNGLIKVPWLNSLLIDGVIGGVGGVLVFIPQLFVLFFFMGFLEESGYLPRAAFLVDKIVRKFGLSGRSFMSIILGFGCSVPAIMSTKTIANKKERMALILSVPFASCSARLPVYVLLISVFFSKNAATIMLLVYISSIILVLLSAKILQMFFIKGEGIPFTIELPRFRMPTFRNLMLYSWNRGKHFLEKAGGIILLATIFIWLLSYFPNNNDISSSYAAYIGRFFEPITLHLGWNWQTNISLIFGAVAKEVIASSYMTILNVGEEGITYAIQSILTQRSALALIFFVLAYIPCFATLGVIKQETGSYKWLFFELFYTLIVAYIIANIVYLLGGIFL, encoded by the coding sequence ATGACTTTTGAAATAGCCGTTATAGGAAATCCAAATGTTGGTAAAACCTCTATTTTTAATATTATTACCGGTAGTAGACAATATATCGCTAATTGGCCTGGAGTTACTGTTGAAAAAAAGGTTGGTGCATTTAAGTATAAAGAACATAACTTTAAACTAATAGATTTACCTGGAATTTACACTCTTTCTGCTCAAAGCGAAGATGAAAAAGTTGCTAGAGATTATTTTCTAAACGAATCACCAGATGCTGTAATTGTTGTTGCCGATGCATTAAATCTAGAAAGATCAATGTATCTATTAATGCAAATTTTAGAAATGAAATTACCAGTTGTTTTAGCTATTAATTCTATAGATGAAGCTAATGAAAAAGGAAAAGAAATAAACCCTTATTTCATTTCAAAAACTTTAAATATACCTGTTATATTAACTTCAGCAAAAAAAAATATAGGTATAGATACTTTAATTGAAGAAGTACATAAAGTGGCTGAAAAAAAATTAATTCCTTCGAAAAAATTTCCATATCCTGAAAGTATAAATGACTATATAAGTTTTTTTTCAGAAAAGATTAAAAATTTCGATTATCTAAGATCATATGATCCCGAATGGTTAGCTATATATTATTTAGAATTTGGTTCGAAAAATTTTGATTATCCTATTGATTTAACAAATGAAATTTCAAATAAATTTGATATGAAAAATTTAAAAATAGAATATATGAATTGGAAATTTAATTTTATATCTTCAATAATAAAAAGTGCTGTTATTGAAGAAGGAAGAAGTTGGGCATTAAGAGATATACTTGATCATGTATTAACCCATAAATTTTTAGGTATTCTAATATATATTGTAGCTTTATTTTTTGTATTCTCCTTAACTTTTAATATTGCTAGTCCATTATCTGATTTAATAGATTTAGGATTTTCTAACTTAGGAAATGCATTAAATGGATTAATAAAAGTTCCTTGGCTTAATTCGTTATTGATAGATGGTGTTATTGGTGGTGTTGGTGGTGTTTTAGTATTTATTCCACAACTATTTGTTTTATTTTTCTTTATGGGATTTTTAGAAGAATCAGGGTATTTACCGAGGGCTGCTTTTTTGGTGGATAAAATAGTTAGGAAATTTGGTTTAAGCGGTAGATCTTTTATGTCAATTATATTGGGTTTTGGATGTAGTGTTCCTGCAATTATGTCTACGAAAACTATAGCAAATAAAAAAGAAAGAATGGCTTTAATTTTAAGTGTACCTTTTGCATCATGTTCTGCTAGATTACCAGTTTATGTATTATTAATAAGTGTATTTTTCAGTAAAAATGCTGCTACAATAATGCTTTTAGTTTATATATCGAGTATAATATTAGTGTTATTATCTGCAAAAATTTTACAAATGTTTTTTATTAAAGGAGAAGGAATACCATTTACTATTGAACTACCACGTTTTAGAATGCCTACTTTTAGAAATTTAATGCTATATTCTTGGAATAGAGGAAAACACTTTTTAGAAAAAGCTGGAGGAATAATTTTATTAGCCACTATATTTATATGGCTATTATCCTATTTTCCTAATAATAACGATATATCATCATCATATGCTGCATATATTGGTAGATTTTTTGAACCTATTACATTACATTTAGGTTGGAATTGGCAAACGAATATTTCCCTAATTTTTGGAGCTGTTGCTAAAGAAGTTATTGCTTCATCGTATATGACAATACTTAACGTAGGTGAAGAAGGAATAACTTATGCTATACAAAGTATTTTAACTCAAAGATCGGCTTTAGCTTTGATTTTCTTTGTATTAGCTTATATTCCATGTTTTGCAACATTGGGAGTAATAAAACAAGAAACAGGAAGTTATAAATGGTTATTTTTTGAATTATTTTATACTTTGATTGTTGCATATATTATTGCAAATATCGTA
- a CDS encoding late competence development ComFB family protein, which produces MIIEKYHIFNVMEEIVEEITNEMFNMPNIEICICDRCKADVIALSLNNLHPKYVVSEKGRIFSELETYTFQLRAEVLSEVLKSMEKIKENPSHPKEESIYKDLKMDVDDLEKHFDDIKNKQ; this is translated from the coding sequence ATGATTATTGAAAAATATCATATTTTTAATGTGATGGAGGAGATAGTAGAAGAGATTACAAATGAAATGTTTAACATGCCAAATATTGAAATTTGCATATGTGATAGATGTAAAGCTGATGTAATTGCTTTATCTTTAAATAATTTGCATCCAAAATATGTTGTTTCTGAAAAAGGTAGAATTTTTTCTGAATTAGAAACTTATACATTCCAGTTAAGAGCAGAGGTTTTATCGGAAGTTTTAAAATCTATGGAAAAAATAAAGGAAAATCCATCACATCCAAAAGAAGAGTCAATTTATAAAGATTTAAAAATGGATGTTGATGATCTTGAAAAACATTTTGATGACATTAAAAATAAGCAGTAA
- a CDS encoding O-antigen ligase family protein: MEKISKYPKDILLMGLFFLLLPFLMIPSWVYEYSTQKHLVFSIFYTGMFFYYFYKIQNKNYEINYSLNHIYFSFFGLATLFSLISVFLQNKYYFRYSFEVSLYTLIIVLVSYILTNRFGKKFDYIESALFVFLITGFIIGFDGLLNKFFGYDLFFGKYGDPSQRITLRTTIGNPNFVSDYMGQMIPIGIYFALSKRSNLYKKIFAIVSVFVMFWVLLFAQTRSIYLSFFLGMIIFTLFFVISVLKNKDNKKYSKSKNFLIPLILIIIIISFLLIMFNIPSPFNKGGEVVASKRFQAMSSVSSWDERTLSWLASVEQWKDPNHIENRIIGGGIGTYPVYAVRYMGDIQARNPEKFYYAWNNFKRAHNDYLQVLGETGIIGFVSIILLLFGLITIYLKRVFKISDFDKLLMFNLFAWSLTIVAVHSFTEFPMHLHPNIMSALFIISVAVSEQFGDTRKINISKNTMKSIFVIFILLGIVVSYLKIQSTAAEIYFKKGNEEYMKIDAYENIVKNQIPNVIKQIESKINEYKSLKITNPLDLQKVSNEIKNLEEQKQKYLSAKVDYENKAFESYKRAKEYFIKSLDSNPAFGKSGFYLAQLMAKTPYRLMELEYNNLEKYMDMKTFEYKYMLNEFEGSMDLMPFSRKKIRDDIKELYELLKNEDNNQLLQALAYIQSIQDEIDQLESNYVSFNEKNAYRLISKLNVLLFQNLTNIEKYFSSNEKVIKEINILKEKYYNDFVHWYEKAIYILPGGWNRFPEWEDIYTEYMKIMFNFNEYLGYEKTVENVLEISKKEAKADYYMAKKFRGIPDKSFEFFEDLYFHLKSISKEDLANRFANNIIENYKELYNYYVDYLEKNPDYIYRDRVETFINVYKFLK, encoded by the coding sequence ATGGAAAAAATATCTAAATATCCTAAGGATATTTTATTAATGGGATTGTTTTTTTTGTTATTACCTTTTTTAATGATTCCAAGTTGGGTTTATGAGTATTCCACTCAAAAACATTTAGTTTTTTCAATATTTTATACAGGTATGTTTTTTTATTATTTTTATAAAATTCAAAATAAAAATTATGAAATTAATTATTCATTAAATCATATTTATTTTTCATTTTTTGGTTTAGCAACACTTTTTTCTTTAATTAGTGTTTTTTTGCAGAATAAATATTATTTTAGATATTCTTTTGAAGTTTCATTATACACATTAATAATTGTTTTGGTTTCATATATTTTAACTAATAGGTTTGGAAAAAAATTTGATTATATTGAATCAGCATTGTTTGTTTTTTTAATAACTGGATTTATAATTGGTTTTGACGGATTATTAAATAAATTTTTTGGATATGATTTATTTTTTGGTAAATATGGTGATCCATCTCAAAGAATAACTTTGAGAACTACAATTGGTAATCCTAATTTTGTTTCTGATTATATGGGACAAATGATTCCTATAGGGATATATTTTGCTCTTTCTAAAAGATCAAATTTATATAAAAAAATATTTGCCATCGTTTCAGTATTTGTTATGTTTTGGGTACTTCTATTTGCTCAAACGCGTTCAATATATTTATCCTTCTTTTTAGGAATGATAATTTTTACTTTATTTTTTGTTATAAGTGTTTTAAAAAATAAAGATAATAAAAAATATTCGAAATCAAAAAACTTTTTAATTCCGTTAATTTTAATAATTATAATAATTTCCTTCTTATTAATAATGTTTAATATTCCATCACCTTTTAATAAAGGTGGAGAAGTTGTTGCATCGAAAAGATTTCAAGCAATGTCTTCTGTTTCATCTTGGGATGAAAGAACTTTATCTTGGTTAGCTTCAGTAGAACAATGGAAAGATCCAAATCATATAGAAAATAGAATAATTGGTGGTGGAATTGGTACATATCCTGTATATGCAGTAAGATATATGGGGGATATACAAGCAAGAAACCCAGAAAAATTTTATTATGCTTGGAATAATTTTAAAAGAGCACATAATGATTATTTACAAGTTTTAGGAGAAACTGGTATTATAGGGTTTGTTTCTATTATATTGTTATTATTTGGACTTATTACTATATATTTAAAAAGAGTGTTTAAAATTTCTGATTTTGATAAACTATTAATGTTTAATTTGTTTGCATGGAGTTTAACAATAGTTGCAGTTCATTCTTTTACAGAATTTCCAATGCATTTGCATCCTAACATTATGTCAGCATTATTTATTATTTCAGTAGCTGTATCTGAACAATTTGGAGATACTAGAAAAATTAATATTAGTAAAAATACAATGAAAAGTATATTTGTTATATTTATCTTACTAGGAATTGTAGTTTCTTATTTAAAAATTCAATCTACAGCTGCTGAGATTTATTTTAAAAAAGGTAATGAAGAATATATGAAAATAGATGCATATGAAAATATTGTAAAAAATCAAATACCTAACGTAATTAAGCAAATAGAATCTAAAATTAATGAGTATAAAAGTTTAAAAATAACAAATCCATTAGATTTACAAAAAGTTTCAAATGAAATAAAAAATTTAGAAGAACAAAAACAAAAATATTTATCTGCTAAAGTTGATTATGAAAATAAAGCTTTTGAATCATATAAAAGGGCTAAGGAATATTTCATTAAATCTTTAGATTCAAATCCTGCTTTTGGCAAATCTGGTTTTTATTTAGCTCAATTAATGGCAAAAACTCCATATAGATTAATGGAATTAGAATATAATAATTTAGAAAAATATATGGATATGAAAACATTTGAATACAAATATATGTTAAATGAATTTGAAGGATCTATGGATCTCATGCCATTTAGTAGGAAAAAAATTAGAGACGATATAAAAGAATTATATGAATTATTAAAAAACGAAGATAATAATCAATTATTGCAGGCATTGGCATATATTCAATCTATTCAAGATGAAATAGATCAATTGGAAAGCAACTATGTTTCATTTAATGAAAAAAATGCATATAGACTTATATCTAAATTAAATGTATTACTTTTCCAAAATCTTACAAATATTGAAAAATATTTTTCAAGTAATGAAAAAGTTATAAAAGAAATAAATATATTAAAAGAAAAATATTATAATGATTTTGTTCATTGGTATGAAAAAGCAATATATATATTGCCTGGTGGTTGGAATAGATTTCCTGAATGGGAAGATATATATACAGAATATATGAAAATAATGTTTAACTTTAACGAATATTTGGGATATGAAAAAACAGTAGAAAATGTATTAGAAATATCTAAAAAAGAAGCTAAAGCAGATTACTATATGGCAAAAAAATTTAGAGGTATTCCAGATAAATCATTTGAATTTTTTGAAGATTTATATTTTCACCTAAAATCTATATCAAAAGAAGATTTAGCAAATAGATTTGCTAATAATATAATAGAAAATTACAAAGAATTATATAATTATTATGTTGATTATTTAGAAAAGAATCCTGACTATATATATAGAGATAGAGTAGAAACTTTTATTAATGTCTATAAATTTTTAAAATGA
- the recG gene encoding ATP-dependent DNA helicase RecG — protein sequence MHLEDFFNEIEYLFNLGISKKISQKSFFTEIYNFCRENYNIIEKEKGLKEKIGSFLAYYKPLDKISEERAIKRIKMGFDLIKKLKDEFLIDKPDMPYKDLPLKTDIKYIKGVGNKRAILFRNLGINNIEDSFYFLPRNYEDRREIKLISECYHGQTCLIVGNIVNYEERKTGNLKILSYALEDKNNSVIILTWFNQDYIKKFLQVGMKVAVYGIVEIEFGRKQMKNPDFQVITNENEIKQGILPVYPLKKGLYQNNMRVILSETIQYANKKEEFLPKNIMEKYDILEFPKRIKGIHFPKSYYHLNKAKEGLKYEEIFLFEFSVLIQKQKIQSRDGYAKNILGELANKFIDSLPFKLTNSQIKAYNEIREDMRKNTPMNRLLQGDVGSGKTVVSEIALIDNYESGFQGAIMVPTSVLAKQQYNKIKKDMEKLNINVELLLGETKNSEKKVIKEKLLNNEIDILIGTHALIQDDVMFNNLGLVVIDEQHRFGVKQRLALISKSKMPDTLFMTATPIPRTLAMTLYGDLDVTVINEMPAGRKKIKTVLVNEHKINEIYKFIENELKNGNQAFFVYPLIDESEVLDLKAATEMYEILNNKFKDYGVGLLHGKMTPDEKNSVMEKFSNKEFSVLVSTTVIEVGVDIPDATVMVIEHAERFGLSQLHQLRGRVGRSKKQAYCFLVISQNTSGDTKEKLRKFANTNNGFEVSEIDLEWRGPGKFFGTEQHGLPDFQFIDILNDPELISKARKDAEEILKEDPNLENHINLKNEIYNRYGKKLKMLEA from the coding sequence ATGCATCTTGAAGATTTTTTTAATGAAATAGAATATTTATTTAATTTGGGTATATCAAAAAAAATATCTCAAAAAAGTTTTTTTACAGAAATATATAATTTTTGCAGAGAAAATTATAATATTATTGAAAAAGAAAAGGGCCTAAAAGAAAAAATAGGCTCCTTTTTGGCATATTATAAACCTTTAGATAAAATATCAGAAGAAAGAGCTATTAAAAGGATAAAGATGGGATTTGATCTAATAAAAAAATTAAAAGATGAATTTTTAATTGATAAACCTGATATGCCATATAAAGATTTACCTTTAAAGACAGATATTAAATACATTAAAGGAGTAGGGAATAAAAGAGCAATTTTATTTAGAAATTTGGGAATAAATAATATTGAAGATAGTTTTTATTTTTTACCAAGAAATTATGAAGATAGGCGAGAAATTAAATTAATTTCAGAATGTTATCATGGACAAACATGCTTAATTGTAGGTAATATTGTAAATTACGAAGAACGGAAAACTGGTAATTTAAAAATTCTATCTTATGCTTTAGAGGATAAAAATAATTCAGTTATTATATTGACATGGTTTAATCAAGATTATATAAAAAAATTTTTGCAAGTTGGCATGAAAGTAGCTGTATACGGTATTGTTGAAATTGAGTTTGGTAGAAAACAAATGAAAAATCCAGATTTTCAAGTTATAACAAATGAAAATGAAATAAAACAAGGAATTTTACCAGTATATCCGTTAAAAAAAGGATTATATCAAAATAATATGAGGGTTATTCTTTCAGAAACTATTCAATATGCAAATAAAAAAGAAGAGTTTTTACCAAAAAATATAATGGAAAAATATGATATTTTAGAATTTCCAAAAAGAATAAAAGGTATTCATTTTCCTAAAAGTTACTACCATTTAAATAAAGCAAAAGAAGGACTAAAATATGAAGAAATATTTTTATTTGAATTTTCTGTTTTGATTCAAAAACAAAAAATACAATCAAGAGATGGATATGCGAAAAATATTTTAGGAGAATTAGCTAATAAATTTATAGATTCTTTGCCTTTTAAACTTACAAATTCCCAGATAAAAGCATATAATGAAATTAGAGAAGATATGAGAAAAAATACACCAATGAATAGATTATTACAAGGAGATGTTGGTTCTGGTAAAACGGTTGTTTCTGAAATAGCTTTAATAGATAATTATGAAAGTGGATTTCAAGGAGCAATAATGGTTCCAACATCAGTTTTAGCGAAACAGCAATATAATAAGATTAAAAAGGATATGGAAAAATTAAATATAAATGTAGAATTATTATTAGGTGAAACTAAAAATTCTGAAAAAAAAGTAATTAAGGAAAAACTTTTAAATAATGAGATTGACATTTTAATAGGCACACATGCATTGATACAAGATGATGTTATGTTTAATAATCTGGGATTAGTGGTAATAGATGAACAACATAGATTTGGTGTAAAACAAAGATTAGCTTTAATTAGTAAAAGTAAAATGCCTGATACATTATTTATGACAGCAACACCAATTCCTAGAACATTAGCTATGACATTGTATGGAGATTTGGACGTAACAGTAATAAATGAAATGCCTGCAGGAAGAAAAAAAATAAAGACAGTTTTAGTGAATGAACATAAAATAAATGAAATCTATAAATTTATAGAGAATGAATTAAAAAATGGGAATCAAGCTTTTTTTGTTTATCCTTTAATTGATGAATCTGAAGTTTTAGATTTGAAAGCAGCTACTGAAATGTATGAAATATTAAATAACAAATTTAAAGATTATGGAGTAGGACTTTTACATGGCAAAATGACCCCTGATGAAAAAAATTCTGTAATGGAAAAGTTTAGTAATAAAGAATTTTCGGTTTTAGTTTCTACAACAGTTATTGAAGTAGGAGTTGATATACCTGATGCTACAGTAATGGTTATAGAACATGCTGAAAGGTTTGGATTATCACAGTTACACCAATTAAGAGGAAGAGTAGGTAGAAGTAAAAAACAAGCATATTGTTTTTTGGTTATTAGTCAAAATACTTCAGGAGACACAAAAGAAAAATTGCGTAAATTTGCTAATACTAACAATGGTTTTGAGGTTTCTGAAATTGATTTAGAATGGAGAGGGCCAGGGAAATTTTTTGGTACAGAACAACATGGTTTACCAGATTTTCAATTTATAGATATTTTAAATGATCCTGAATTAATATCTAAAGCAAGAAAAGATGCAGAAGAAATATTAAAAGAAGACCCAAATTTAGAAAATCATATAAATTTAAAAAATGAAATATATAATAGATATGGAAAGAAATTAAAAATGTTAGAAGCTTAA
- a CDS encoding DegV family protein, which translates to MKRAIIVDSGCAPTPEWISKYNLKFMGMKVYIDGKEYTDGIDLFKEEFYEIVKGADDIYTAQPSLKEIMNIYEGLKEEGFDEIIDIHFSSKMSGLYNTAQMAKNMLKLDVKIVDTKMVSIGASFVARRIVELLEDENKTFEEIEKNIPKIIENTFMEFTVPTLKYLIKNGRIGKAAGMAGTLLKIVPVLSVEDGEIYPLTKVRGINKALNVMADNAYEFIKNRPYNVKIYKVHGFEKNKEQEDAVFNMFMEKFQKLNYNYELIEGRIWPTVACHSGPEVFGLAVYGEENPI; encoded by the coding sequence ATGAAAAGAGCTATTATAGTAGATTCTGGTTGTGCTCCAACACCTGAATGGATTAGTAAATATAATTTAAAATTTATGGGTATGAAGGTATATATAGATGGTAAAGAATATACTGATGGGATTGATTTATTTAAAGAAGAATTTTATGAAATTGTAAAAGGTGCCGATGATATTTATACTGCTCAACCATCATTAAAAGAAATAATGAATATATATGAAGGATTGAAAGAAGAAGGGTTTGATGAAATTATAGATATTCATTTTTCATCTAAAATGTCAGGGTTGTATAATACAGCACAAATGGCTAAAAATATGTTAAAATTGGATGTAAAAATCGTTGATACTAAAATGGTTTCAATTGGTGCTTCTTTTGTTGCAAGAAGAATAGTAGAATTATTAGAAGATGAAAATAAAACTTTTGAAGAAATTGAAAAGAATATTCCAAAAATTATAGAAAATACATTTATGGAATTTACAGTACCTACATTAAAGTATTTAATTAAAAATGGAAGAATTGGTAAAGCTGCTGGTATGGCTGGTACATTATTGAAGATTGTACCTGTTTTATCTGTAGAAGATGGTGAAATTTATCCTCTTACAAAAGTTAGAGGTATTAATAAGGCGTTAAATGTCATGGCTGATAACGCGTATGAATTTATTAAAAATAGACCATATAATGTAAAGATATATAAAGTACATGGATTTGAGAAAAACAAAGAACAGGAAGATGCTGTATTTAATATGTTCATGGAGAAATTTCAAAAATTAAATTATAACTATGAATTAATTGAGGGAAGAATTTGGCCAACAGTTGCTTGTCATAGTGGTCCTGAAGTATTTGGTTTAGCTGTGTATGGGGAGGAAAATCCTATATAA
- a CDS encoding metal-sensing transcriptional repressor: MDMHKHHVKHNKSLNVLKTAKGQVEAVIKMVEDNRYCIDISKQILASISLLKKANSQILKEHLETCVREAAYSKEVSEIESKIKELENIIEYINKTL, translated from the coding sequence ATGGATATGCATAAACATCATGTAAAACATAACAAATCTTTAAATGTTTTAAAAACAGCAAAAGGACAAGTTGAAGCAGTGATTAAAATGGTTGAAGATAATAGATATTGTATTGATATTTCAAAACAAATTCTTGCTTCTATCTCATTATTAAAAAAAGCTAACTCTCAAATTTTAAAAGAGCACCTTGAAACTTGTGTTAGAGAAGCTGCTTATTCAAAAGAAGTTTCGGAAATTGAAAGTAAAATAAAAGAGTTAGAAAATATTATTGAATATATCAATAAAACATTATAG